From a single Scomber japonicus isolate fScoJap1 chromosome 12, fScoJap1.pri, whole genome shotgun sequence genomic region:
- the acin1a gene encoding apoptotic chromatin condensation inducer in the nucleus — translation MADLEDVTLDGRPLQSLRVADLKAALEERGLSKSGQKNALIKRLKGALMLENLQRTSTAHIGLQPNSQIGEEMSQNSFIKQYLAKQQELLRQRLEREAREAYETNEQEDHTEVNNSTSGPPQAQDVTPALADQHKPPGPSGGEGLFGAANEGEDNGNQEADMSGPPASGSVPVRVPGGEHRPERGAAPSDFVADSDDDDSEDGEEDGDDEDWDSNMRRRNVREPARGPATRERSGASCQPQQQHIPSLLSPQLRQPTPPPSPPPELSFPLPDTPKQSPPSPDVAPARRSSSSSSSGSSSSGSRSSSPEPQRSGHAERKPGPLTLLARKMESEGAFSGAGWHGGNGEGDRQDSSLPAATLFPGRGPPEGLVSAITHTANTAGHVAFPMIPGTNQGVTGAHSARVQVPVSVLKATATEERDRERDSEIEREKALELERQEKQRKLEQERALEEERERALALEREERERALEQERFERQQALEREEREKALQRERELALERERLEREQALAKEREAQEQALARERALELERQKELEMQRALEQERLQREREERERREREERERAMELERAKALEREREEREKALEQERLERERALEAERKEKERIEREKALEQERLERERIEREKALEKERIERERAIEQERLERERALEQERLERERALERERIEREKALERERIEKEKALEQERIEREKALEQQRLERERAQELERLELERKEKERIAREKALEQERIEREQALQREREEKEKAEREAALEQERKEKERAEKERKERLELERALEQQKLEREKALEEERERERLEREKAMQKEKEEQERALEQEKERARMAEKERESHLPPSKRGREIGLTSLPTPPPLSTGPGRKSSTEEGAQEDAQAPMSQSDAQATEAGSPMSPTSMSQQSTFKKFRFLRDPPTQPQSSSTPMVIKRPRTFSDSPQPQVSPASSLASVGERQQEGSQPSAEQKDSASQEPAVSRPQGSVRSQSEEETPVSTTLNPKEEGNTSTGSESKDKADSVATEKAAKESTKRAKDADEGKGPSSPVNAAQRRGRDAKKEEKQTRQRSSSNDSSSSDWDSGSSSSGSSDSSSSSQEKTCSTSRGRKEGKPGRDSSPKHRVTAEAQAEGVKETPKASLCKREMPVEKSNTAADRASHTEKLLDAPTREEIQRKRKDSEEEEEKKDKQRQVTESAMAEPEKLPETSEETPKAFSARKISLSSSKSSPGTGSAEGEQDSGAAAGRKRRWGSSTAVTAKKPSISITTDSLKSLIPDIRPCIGQEAVVDLHPEEAVLSGAEDEERERSDQDLQIRRTVTQVVHPESQENGQKEAKRSRHEELEEDDLQGDGEKTRVHEEKVDTSFPAAMETESPSHTSHDVEINTVTTSDTLIRRSISQQKTGVSITIDDPVRTARQPSPPRGKVSNIVHICNLVRPFTLGQLKELLSRTGTLVDDGFWIDKIKSHCYVTYSSSEEAVTTRAALHGVKWPQSNPKVLSVDFCQQDELDFHKGLGAADRPGAEEQGPGRGRASGLPSLLPERDQWAEREREMERRERARAEREWDRDKVKEFGKPGEEKEGGARRSRSRERRRKERGKSKEKKTEKKEKAAEDPPAKLLDDLFRKTKAAPCIYWLPLTEEQFVQREAARAERMKEREKRRKEQEEEEEEKKREEERKERMKASGAAATGDRSEGEKDKDRDRERDRDRERGRDRDRERERERERENDKRRDGYRRPGGSSSRAGGGRRSRSRSDPRERRR, via the exons ATGGCGGACCTCGAAGACGTTACGCTGGACGGGAGACCGCTTCAGTCCCTTCGTGTGGCGGATTTAAAAGCTGCTCTTGAAGAGAGAGGGCTTTCAAAAAGCGGGCAGAAGAATGCTCTCATTAAAAGACTCAAAGGG GCTCTCATGCTGGAGAATCTGCAGAGGACCTCCACCGCTCACATCGGACTGCAGCCAAACTCACAG ATTGGTGAGGAAATGAGCCAGAACAGCTTTATTAAGCAATATCTGGCTAAACAGCAGGAGCTCCTGAGGCAGCGTCTGGAGAGAGAGGCTCGTGAGGCATATGAAACCAATG AGCAAGAAGATCACACAGAAGTTAATAACAGCACCTCAGGTCCTCCTCAAGCCCAG GATGTCACACCAGCATTGGCTGACCAGCACAAGCCCCCCGGCCCCTCTGGCGGAGAGGGACTGTTCGGTGCAGCAAATGAGGGAGAAGATAACGGGAACCAGGAGGCTGACATGTCTGGTCCTCCTGCTTCTGGCTCAGTGCCCGTGCGTGTTCCTGGTGGTGAGCACCGGCCAGAGAGGGGCGCCGCACCCAGCGATTTCGTGGCCGACAGCGACGATGACGACAGCGAGGATGGCGAagaggatggtgatgatgaggattGGGACAGCAACATGCGCAGAAGAAACGTTAGAGAGCCAGCCAGAGGGCCTGCGACCAGGGAGAGGTCTGGAGCATCTTGTCAACCCCAGCAGCAACACATCCCTTCCCTTTTGTCTCCTCAACTCCGCCAgccaacccctcctccctccccacctccaGAGTTATCTTTCCCCTTGCCTGACACCCCTAAGCAGAGCCCCCCGAGTCCAGATGTAGCACCAGCTAGACGCTCATCCAGTTCCTCTAGCTCTGGTTCCTCCAGCAGCGGCAGCCGTAGTAGCAGCCCAGAACCACAGAGGAGCGGACACGCCGAGCGCAAGCCCGGCCCGTTGACCCTTCTGGCACGTAAAATGGAGTCTGAAGGTGCTTTCTCTGGAGCAGGTTGGCATGGCGGCAACGGGGAAGGCGATAGGCAGGACAGCAGTTTGCCTGCAGCTACATTGTTTCCTGGCAGAGGACCTCCAGAGGGTTTGGTATCTGCCATCACTCACACAGCCAACACTGCAGGCCATGTGGCATTTCCCATGATTCCAGGCACCAACCAAGGTGTCACAGGAGCACATTCGGCCCGTGTTCAAGTACCTGTGAGTGTGCTCAAGGCCACTGCGACagaagagagggacagagagagggactctgagatagaaagagaaaaggcCCTTGAGCTGGAAAGGcaagagaagcagagaaaacTCGAGCAAGAGCGAGCGCTAGAGGAAGAGCGAGAAAGAGCTCTCGCGCTGGAGAGAGAGGAACGAGAGAGAGCTTTGGAGCAAGAGAGGTTTGAGCGACAGCAGGCCTTAGAAAGAGAGGAACGAGAAAAGGCTTTGCAGCGGGAGAGGGAACTCGCTCTAGAAAGAGAGAGGCTCGAGAGGGAACAAGCTTTGGCTAAAGAGAGGGAAGCGCAAGAGCAAGCCTTGGCAAGAGAGAGGGCTCTAGAGCTTGAGAGGCAGAAAGAACTTGAAATGCAGAGGGCCCTGGAGCAAGAAcgtctgcagagagaaagagaggagagggaaaggcgcgagagagaagaaagggagagggcAATGGAGCTAGAAAGAGCAAAGGCTTTGGAGCGGGaacgagaggagagagaaaaggctcTTGAGCAAGAGAGGTTAGAGAGGGAAAGAGCTTTGGAGGCtgagagaaaggagaaggagaggatcGAACGAGAAAAGGCTTTGGAGCAGGAAAGGTTGGAAAGGGAAAGAATAGAGAGGGAGAAAGCGttggagaaagagaggatagagagggagagagccaTAGAGCAAGAAAGactagagagggagagagcctTAGAGCAAGAGagactagagagagagagagccttgGAGAGGGAAAGAATTGAAAGAGAGAAAGCCTTAGAGCGAGAAAGAATCGAAAAAGAGAAAGCTTTAGAGCAAGAGagaatagaaagagaaaaagctcTAGAGCAACAGAGgttggagagggagagagcccAAGAGTTGGAGAGGTTAGAGcttgagaggaaggaaaaggagaggattGCAAGAGAGAAAGCATTGGAGCAagagaggatagagagagaacAAGCCTTGCaacgagagagggaggaaaaggagaaggcagagagagaggcagctctggaacaggagaggaaggagaaggaaagagccgaaaaggagaggaaagaaaggctGGAGCTGGAGAGAGCTCTGGAGCAGCAGAAGCTCGAAAGAGAGAAAGCcttggaggaggagagggagcgagaaagattagagagagagaaagccatgcagaaagagaaggaggagcaggagagggcCCTGgaacaggagaaagagagagctagGATGGCtgaaaaggagagggagagtcACCTCCCTCCATCCAAACGTGGCCGTGAGATTGGTCTCACCTCCCTgcccacccctccccccctctccacaGGACCAGGTAGAAAATCTTCGACAGAGGAAGGAGCGCAGGAAGACGCCCAAGCTCCAATGTCCCAGAGTGACGCCCAAGCAACAGAAGCAGGTTCGCCAATGTCACCAACATCTATGTCGCAGCAGTCAACATTCAAGAAGTTCCGGTTCTTAAGGGATCCCCCAACTCAGCCCCAATCCTCCTCTACTCCCATGGTCATCAAGAGGCCCCGTACCTTCTCTGATAGCCCTCAGCCCCAGGTCTCACCCGCGTCCTCCTTGGCCAGCGTTGGGGAACGTCAGCAGGAAGGATCGCAGCCCTCTGCTGAACAGAAAGATAGCGCAAGCCAGGAACCGGCCGTCAGCAGGCCACAGGGTTCTGTGAGGAGCCAGTCTGAGGAGGAGACTCCTGTAAGTACCACACTGAATCCTAAAGAAGAAGGGAACACAAGCACAGGATCAGAGAGCAAAGACAAAGCTGATTCAGTGGCGACAGAAAAGGCTGCCAAGGAGTCCACCAAAAGGGCGAAAGATGCAGATGAAGGCAAGGGTCCTTCAAGCCCAGTAAATGCTGCACAGCGGAGAGGAAGAGAtgcaaagaaggaagagaaacaaACGAGACAAAGGTCATCCTCTAATGATTCCTCTTCCTCCGATTGGGACTCTGGGTCCTCATCATCTGGGTCCTCTGACTCATCCTCATCTTCTCAAGAGAAAACCTGCTCCACTTCCAGAGGCAGAAAG GAAGGGAAACCTGGAAGAGATTCCTCCCCAAAGCACAGGGTGACTGCAGAGGCTCAAGCTGAAGGTGTAAAGGAGACTCCAAAAGCCTCCCTGTGCAAAAGAGAGATGCCTGTGGAGAAGAGTAACACAGCTGCTGATAGAGCTAGTCACACTGAG AAGCTATTGGATGCACCAACCAGAGAGGAGAtccaaaggaagagaaaggacagtgaagaagaggaagaaaagaaggacaaacaAAG GCAGGTGACGGAGTCTGCCATGGCAGAGCCGGAGAAGCTTCCAGAGACCAGCGAGGAG ACACCTAAGGCCTTCTCCGCTCGTAAGATCTCTCTCAGCA GCAGCAAATCGTCCCCAGGCACTGGCAGTGCAGAGGGCGAGCAGGACTCTGGGGCCGCGGCAGGTCGCAAGAGGAGATGGGGCTCCAGCACAGCAGTCACTGCCAAGAAACCTTCCATCAGCATCACCACAGATTCACTCAAG tcTCTGATCCCAGACATCCGACCGTGTATAGGACAAGAGGCAGTAGTGGACCTGCACCCAGAGGAGGCAGTCCTCTCCGGGGcagaggatgaagagagggagcgctcTGACCAGGATCTTCAGATCCGACGCACTGTCACACAG GTGGTGCACCCGGAGAGCCAAGAGAATGGACAGAAAGAGGCAAAGAGGAGCAGACATGAGGAGTTGGAAGAGGATGACCTACAGGGAGACGGAGAAAAGACAAGGGTCCATGAAGAGAAGGTGGACACCTCTTTTCCTGCCGCCATGGAAACCGAGTCACCATCACATACCAGCCATGATGTAGAAATCAACACTG TGACCACCAGCGACACCCTCATTCGTCGCTCCATCAGCCAGCAGAAAACAGGTGTCTCCATCACTATTGACGACCCTGTGCGCACTGCACGGCAGCCCTCTCCACCTCGCGGCAAAGTCTCCAACATTGTTCACATCTGCAATCTG gtgaGGCCGTTCACTCTGGGGCAGCTGAAGGAATTGCTCAGCAGAACTGGCACCCTGGTGGATGACGGCTTCTGGATTGACAAAATCAAGTCTCACTGCTATGTCACT TACTCAAGCTCAGAGGAGGCCGTCACCACACGGGCAGCTCTTCATGGAGTGAAATGGCCTCAGAGCAACCCAAAAGTCCTTAGCGTAGACTTCTGCCAGCAGGATGAA CTGGACTTCCACAAAGGCTTGGGTGCAGCCGACAGACCCGGAGCAGAGGAGCAGGGTCCCGGCCGCGGCCGAGCATCGGGcctgccctccctcctcccaGAGCGAGACCAGTGGGCCGAGCGCGAGCGTGAAATGGAGCGCAGGGAGAGGGCCCGGGCAGAGCGGGAGTGGGATCGTGACAAGGTCAAAGAGTTCGGGAAACccggagaggagaaagagggaggcgCCCGGAGGTCACGCTCCAGAGAGAGACGACGCAAGGAGAGGGGGAAGAGCAAGGAGAAGAAGACTGAGAAGAAGG AGAAAGCAGCTGAGGACCCCCCTGCTAAGCTGCTTGATGACCTGTTCCGAAAAACTAAAGCAGCTCCTTGCATATACTGGCTTCCACTTACAGAGGAGCAG ttTGTTCAGCGGGAAGCCGCCAGAGCAGAACGGATGAAGGAGCGTGAAAAACGGAGgaaggagcaagaggaggaggaggaggagaaaaaaagggaagaggaaCGCAAGGAGAGGATGAAAGCAAGTGGCGCCGCCGCCACAGGTGACCGGAGCGAGGGTGAGAAAGacaaggacagagacagagagagggacagagacagagaacgaggtagagacagagacagggagagggaaagggaaagggagagggagaacgACAAACGCAGGGACGGTTACCGTAGGccagggggcagcagcagcagggcaggCGGGGGCAGACGCTCCCGCAGCCGCAGCGACCCGCGAGAAAGGCGGCGTTAA
- the c12h14orf119 gene encoding uncharacterized protein C14orf119 homolog yields MSWFSHVSQSSEQQQQQQPTDTHRLSSTDLCSPHHSSLRGPTQGLSTMASQNWTGFSSPSLDVFPSVPQGVTCPPSLENLSCASPSAGHARDLEPISYVTLQEQRCVLSWFQGWTPTQRERFLQDLLGKAVPGKVCTLLDSLSTLQVKDRLPNIFECQLRLWTQWFDSWGEEERNHFLHILEERDPTFVAHFYRSVAGTAGRD; encoded by the exons ATGTCGTGGTTCAGTCATGTCAGTCAAagctcagagcagcagcagcagcaacagcccACTGACACTCACAGACTTTCATCCACTGACTTGTGTAGCCCTCACCACTCCAGTCTCAGGGGTCCCACACAGGGATTATCCACCATGGCATCCCAAAACTGGACCGGCTTCTCCTCTCCCAGCCTGGACGTGTTTCCATCAGTCCCGCAGGGCGTCACCTGCCCCCCGAGCCTAGAGAACCTGTCCTGTGCTTCTCCCAGTGCAGGCCATGCTAGAGACCTGGAGCCCATCTCATATGTGACCCTTCAGGAGCAGAGGTGCGTCCTGAGCTGGTTCCAGGGCTGGACCCCCACACAGAGGGAGAGGTTTCTGCAGGACCTGCTGGGAAAAGCTGTTCCTGGGAAAGTCTGCACCCTGCTAGATTCTCTCAGTACTCTTCAG GTTAAAGACAGACTACCAAACATCTTTGAATGCCAGCTGCGCCTGTGGACCCAGTGGTTTGACTCttggggagaagaggagaggaatcatttcctgcacatacTGGAGGAGCGGGACCCAACATTTGTAGCACACTTCTACAGGAGTGTAGCGGGTACAGCAGGAAGAGACTGA